CTACCGTCGTATCAGATACGCTGTTATAGGAACTTACACCAAAGCCAACAAAAGTCAGCGCAATGCCGCCTAACAGTACTTTAATCAATACTTGGTTTTTTTGGACAAAATCAAACATTCAAACGCCCTAGATCTCAAAGAGTCAGCAAAAAATTAATTTAAGAGGATAGCAGACTAAGCCACATACTGACTAGTCATGACATTCGCCATAGACACAAAGACATAGCGAAAAATGACAAGTTCAACAAAGCAGCTTGGAGCAATGAAAAAAACAAGTGACCTAGAGCAAACCTAGAAGCGACTAAATTTGAGAGGCTTGGGAGAATAGAGATTTTTGATTGGTGGGTGTTGAGGGATTCGAACCCCCGACCCCCTCCTTGTAAGGGAGATGCTCTACCAACTGAGCTAAACACCCAATCAAAAAAGAAGTTGTCAGGATAACCTAGACAGGAAAAGCTGGCGGAGCGGACGGGACTCGAACCCGCGACCCCCGGCGTGACAGGCCGGTATTCTAACCAACTGAACTACCGCTCCGGATAGAACAACATCTGACGTCAATCAGACTAAACGATTTGGCGGAGCGGACGGGACTCGAACCCGCGACCCCCGGCGTGACAGGCCGGTATTCTAACCAACTGAACTACCGCTCCAAATCGGGTGCGCTAAAACACGCTATTAAGTAACTGGTGGGTGTTGAGGGATTCGAACCCCCGACCCCCTCCTTGTAAGGGAGATGCTCTACCAACTGAGCTAAACACCCAATTACTTAATTTATTTTGACATTGCGTTGTTGGCGGAGCGGACGGGACTCGAACCCGCGACCCCCGGCGTGACAGGCCGGTATTCTAACCAACTGAACTACCGCTCCATACTTCGCAACATCAGAAGAGCGCGCATTTTACCGACTATAAAACTGCTTGTCTAGCATTTTTTTCGTCGCCAGCTAATTTATTTTTTAGCTGGTGGGTGTTGAGGGATTCGAACCCCCGACCCCCTCCTTGTAAGGGAGATGCTCTACCAACTGAGCTAAACACCCATTGCAGATTGCTTGCCCAATGATTTTGGACCGCAATCAGCAAAGAAGATTAGTTTACCGCATCTTTCAGAGTTTTACCAGCCCTGAATTTAGGAGATTTTGCAGCTTTGATATCAATTGGCTTGCCTGTACGTGGGTTACGGCCACTACGAGCAGCGCGCTCACCAACGTAGAAGGTGCCAAAACCAACCAAAGTCACCATATCACCTTTAGCCAACGCATCTTTTACAGCACCTAGCGTTGCATCTAGTGCGCGGCCAGCCGCTGCTTTGGAAATTTCTGCCTGTTCTGCGATTTGATCGATCAGTTCGGATTTATTCACTTCCGTCCCCTTTCAGTTTGGGTTTAAAGACGTTAACAGCACTCGATTTATAGCAAGCAGCAAATTGTTATGTCAAGCGGGAAAGCAAGCAAACACGGGGCTTTCAGCAAATATTCTGTAGATTTCACACAATACATGACATTCATTTGCAAAAAAACACCAGATGACAGTGTAATTGAACAATCATCTGGTGTTTTTATTCGTCATTACTAATTAATGTTTAGTAACTTTTGGAACTGTTTCTTCTTCCGGTTTTGCCACTAATTCAGCAACCGCCGTTGGTTCTGGTTCTGGCAATGGTTCTGGTTGACGCTCTAACGCTAACTCAAGCACCTGATCAATCCATTTAACCGGATGAATCGTTAGCTTCTGTTTAATATTGTCAGGAATGTCAGCCAAATCTTTCACGTTCTCGTGAGGAATCAATACATCTTTAATTCCTCCACGATGCGCTGCTAGCAGTTTTTCTTTCAAACCACCAATCGCCAATACTTCACCACGTAATGTGATTTCACCTGTCATCGCCACATCACATCTAACCGGGATACCAGTTAAAGAACTAACCAATGCGGTCGTAATGGCAATACCAGCAGATGGGCCATCTTTCGGTGTTGCTCCTTC
The Leeia speluncae genome window above contains:
- a CDS encoding HU family DNA-binding protein; the protein is MNKSELIDQIAEQAEISKAAAGRALDATLGAVKDALAKGDMVTLVGFGTFYVGERAARSGRNPRTGKPIDIKAAKSPKFRAGKTLKDAVN